One Helianthus annuus cultivar XRQ/B chromosome 12, HanXRQr2.0-SUNRISE, whole genome shotgun sequence genomic region harbors:
- the LOC110936143 gene encoding glutathione S-transferase T3-like isoform X2, translating into MHPYRPPFGGPARPTNPNTTQPQTPYNLQDMDPSFLSYAAYLSGAPPFVSPTYGFGQAGGSQPSQPEPESEPDVEVVPESHKKKEKDEPRRAKTTIKWTKDEEYTLTRAWLDISEDEDTANFQTGPVFWDRVRALFYSSWGQGEHRDKDSISSKWTDINNKCHAFQEVYQRNYDNRPSGESDVGVLTKTLEEFDRTKSPFTYYKCWELLRKSPKWALVNPMTTSSRRRAKRSKTSSSADPSTPTSDARNVDLNETLDVDEQFQDELARPTGRRKGTGKKTVESSSDLGLKDDFEEMNRRLQDIHDLGHKRWEIMKDRVVETKKFNELQEARQMEKDIEFLSKPIDHLQGDALILAQMRRQKIREKYGL; encoded by the exons ATGCATCCATACCGACCCCCGTTTGGTGGCCCCGCAAGACCcacgaacccgaacacaacccaaccgcaaaccCCGTACAACCTacaagacatggacccgagctttttaagttacgcggcttacttgagtggcgccCCTCCTTTTGTTTCTCCCACCTACGGCTttggtcaagccggcgggtcgcaaccgtcacaacccgaacccgaatccgaaccCGATGTCGAGGTCGTGCCGGA GTCGCATAAAAAGAAGGAAAAGGATGAGCCTCGACGTGCAAAAACAACCATTAAATGGACGAAGGACGAGGAATACACGTTGACTCGGGCGTGGCTCGATATTTCGGAGGACGAAGATACCG caaactttcaaacgggcccCGTTTTTTGGGATAGGGTGCGTGCACTCTTTTATAGCTcgtggggtcaaggcgaacatcgggacaaggattcaatttctagcaaatggaccgacatcaacaacaaaTGTCACGCGTTTCAAGAAGTTTACCAACGAAACTACGATAATCGCCCGAGCGGTGAAAGTGACGTCGGGGTTTTAACAAAGACTTTGGAGGAGTTCGATAGGACGAAAAGCCCTTTCACGTACTATAAGTGTTGGGAGctactacgaaaaagtccaaagtgggcgcTTGTTAATCCAATGACGACAAGTAGTAGACGCCgggctaaaaggtcaaaaacatcatcctccgcCGACCCGTCAACTCCGACATCCGATGCCCGTAATGTTGATTTAAATGAAACGTTGGACGTTGACGAGCAATTTCAAGACGAGTTGGCCCGACCCACCGGTAGAAGAAAGGGAACCGGGAAAAAAAcggtcgagtcgtcttccgatctcggCCTAAAGGatgatttcgaggagatgaaccgtcgtctccaagatATTCACGACCTCGGCCACAAACGTTGGGAGATTATGAAAGACCGAGTAGTTGAAACCAAAAAGTTCAACGAGTTGCAAGAGGCGCgacaaatggaaaaggacattgagtttttgtccaaaccgatCGACCACCTCCAAGGCGACGCGTTGATCTTGGCTcaaatgcgtcgccaaaaaatACGTGAAAAATATGGACTTTAG
- the LOC110936144 gene encoding chaperone protein dnaJ 16 isoform X2, whose amino-acid sequence MPVNKSKSEKKDAEKPSLRDPYEVLGVARNSTDQEIKSAYRKLALKYHPDKNANDPKASDMFTEITFSYNILSDPDKRHQYDTAGFEAVEKDGQDLELDLSSLGAMNTMFAAIFSKLGVPIKTTVSATLLEEALNGSVTVEPISLGQPIVRKVEKQSAHFYSVTISEQEAQGGLVCRVQSADKSKFKLLYFDQEDNGGLNLALQEDSVKTGKVTAAGMYFLGFPVYRLDRPSNSVASAKDPDAAFFKKLDGFQPCEINEIKAGVHTFAVYGDNFFKSVSYTIEVICTASFVEEKESLRDVEGQILSKRLELSKFESEYKEMLYTCRFLHNSQK is encoded by the exons ATGCCGGTGAATAAGTCGAAATCGGAGAAGAAAGATGCGGAAAAACCGTCTCTAAGAGATCCGTACGAGGTTCTCGGTGTTGCTCGTAACTCTACAGATCAGGAGATTAAAAGTGCTTACCGTAAATTGGCTCTGAA GTACCATCCTGACAAGAATGCAAATGACCCTAAAGCGAGTGATATGTTTACCGAAATAACTTTTTCCTATAATATATTATCTGATCCAGATAAAAGGCATCAATATGACACTGCTGGTTTTGAG GCTGTTGAAAAAGACGGTCAAGATTTGGAGCTAGATCTTTCAAGTTTGGGTGCTATGAATACCATGTTCGCTGCAATTTTCAG CAAACTTGGGGTGCCCATAAAAACTACCGTATCTGCCACTTTGTTGGAGGAGGCACTGAATGGTTCAGTTACTGTTGAGCCAATTTCTTTAGGCCAACCTATTGTTCGAAAG GTCGAGAAGCAATCTGCTCATTTCTATTCTGTTACAATATCAGAGCAAGAAGCGCAAGGTGGATTAGTTTGCCGAGTGCAATCAGCAGACAAGAGCAAGTTTAAG CTTTTGTATTTTGATCAAGAAGACAATGGTGGATTGAATCTCGCCCTGCAG GAAGATAGTGTAAAAACAGGGAAGGTGACGGCTGCGGGAATGTATTTTCTTGGTTTCCCAGTTTATCGACTGGATCGACCATCTAATTCA GTGGCGTCTGCGAAGGATCCGGATGCTGCCTTCTTCAAAAAACTAGATGGATTTCAGCCATGTGAAATAAACGAAATAAAAGCCGGCGTGCACACATTTGCGGTTTATG GTGACAATTTTTTTAAAAGTGTAAGCTACACAATAGAAGTTATCTGCACAGCTTCTTTTGTAGAAGAGAAGGAGAGTCTAAGAGATGTTGAAGGTCAAATTTTGTCAAAACGGTTGGAGCTCTCAAAGTTTGAATCTGAATATAAAGAG ATGTTGTATACTTGCAGGTTCTTGCACAATTCACAGAAATGA
- the LOC110936143 gene encoding glutathione S-transferase T3-like isoform X1 has protein sequence MHPYRPPFGGPARPTNPNTTQPQTPYNLQDMDPSFLSYAAYLSGAPPFVSPTYGFGQAGGSQPSQPEPESEPDVEVVPESQPEPVQDKSKRGRRSHKKKEKDEPRRAKTTIKWTKDEEYTLTRAWLDISEDEDTANFQTGPVFWDRVRALFYSSWGQGEHRDKDSISSKWTDINNKCHAFQEVYQRNYDNRPSGESDVGVLTKTLEEFDRTKSPFTYYKCWELLRKSPKWALVNPMTTSSRRRAKRSKTSSSADPSTPTSDARNVDLNETLDVDEQFQDELARPTGRRKGTGKKTVESSSDLGLKDDFEEMNRRLQDIHDLGHKRWEIMKDRVVETKKFNELQEARQMEKDIEFLSKPIDHLQGDALILAQMRRQKIREKYGL, from the exons ATGCATCCATACCGACCCCCGTTTGGTGGCCCCGCAAGACCcacgaacccgaacacaacccaaccgcaaaccCCGTACAACCTacaagacatggacccgagctttttaagttacgcggcttacttgagtggcgccCCTCCTTTTGTTTCTCCCACCTACGGCTttggtcaagccggcgggtcgcaaccgtcacaacccgaacccgaatccgaaccCGATGTCGAGGTCGTGCCGGAGTcgcaacccgaaccggtgcaagaCAAATCGAAACGCGGCAGAAGGTCGCATAAAAAGAAGGAAAAGGATGAGCCTCGACGTGCAAAAACAACCATTAAATGGACGAAGGACGAGGAATACACGTTGACTCGGGCGTGGCTCGATATTTCGGAGGACGAAGATACCG caaactttcaaacgggcccCGTTTTTTGGGATAGGGTGCGTGCACTCTTTTATAGCTcgtggggtcaaggcgaacatcgggacaaggattcaatttctagcaaatggaccgacatcaacaacaaaTGTCACGCGTTTCAAGAAGTTTACCAACGAAACTACGATAATCGCCCGAGCGGTGAAAGTGACGTCGGGGTTTTAACAAAGACTTTGGAGGAGTTCGATAGGACGAAAAGCCCTTTCACGTACTATAAGTGTTGGGAGctactacgaaaaagtccaaagtgggcgcTTGTTAATCCAATGACGACAAGTAGTAGACGCCgggctaaaaggtcaaaaacatcatcctccgcCGACCCGTCAACTCCGACATCCGATGCCCGTAATGTTGATTTAAATGAAACGTTGGACGTTGACGAGCAATTTCAAGACGAGTTGGCCCGACCCACCGGTAGAAGAAAGGGAACCGGGAAAAAAAcggtcgagtcgtcttccgatctcggCCTAAAGGatgatttcgaggagatgaaccgtcgtctccaagatATTCACGACCTCGGCCACAAACGTTGGGAGATTATGAAAGACCGAGTAGTTGAAACCAAAAAGTTCAACGAGTTGCAAGAGGCGCgacaaatggaaaaggacattgagtttttgtccaaaccgatCGACCACCTCCAAGGCGACGCGTTGATCTTGGCTcaaatgcgtcgccaaaaaatACGTGAAAAATATGGACTTTAG